Proteins from a single region of Paramormyrops kingsleyae isolate MSU_618 chromosome 9, PKINGS_0.4, whole genome shotgun sequence:
- the LOC140592531 gene encoding cytosolic phospholipase A2-like: MVAGNDGEHRLAEKWAHLNKLPFPKIDPTVFKPEDPKECYVFKPEDGQRNCPTIIHFVLANTNFRNFKFPGVPRKNEEEKQFGDFKIFDDPQNTYSTLRSFCYSNEAFARLHDLMEFNTLNNIEVIKDAIKGCVLNRRENPSCFTLD; this comes from the exons ATGGTTGCTGGAAATgatggg GAGCATCGCTTGGCTGAGAAATGGGCCCATCTGAACAAACTGCCCTTCCCTAAGATAGATCCCACAGTGTTTAAACCAGAGGACCCGAAAGAATGCTACGTCTTTAAGCCTGAAGATGGCCAGAGGAACTGCCCCACCATCATCCACTTTGTGCTGGCCAATACTAACTTCAGGAACTTCAAATTCCCAG GTGTGCCTCGAAAGAATGAAGAAGAGAAGCAATTTGGTGATTTCAAGATATTTGATGACCCACAAAACACCTATTCCACGTTGAGGAGCTTCTGCTACTCCAATGAAGCCTTTGCTCGACTGCATGACCTCATGGAGTTCAATACTCTGAACAACATTGAG GTGATCAAAGATGCTATCAAGGGCTGTGTTCTGAACAGGAGAGAGAACCCATCATGTTTCACCCTTGATTAA